A DNA window from Capnocytophaga sp. ARDL2 contains the following coding sequences:
- a CDS encoding transporter: MKKQFAVLFCLVGTFSQAQFTQHINSNRPSLSMGSYGVGKNVFQVETGYTMATYDHGKSSTYQLQVRTGLFFEQLEFLLQSDYTTFSNNQTTINGFRKLELGTKLIIYDAYKNYSEPINLYSWKANQRYKFKRLIPAVALYAGYHTHFPNSFSTVVPNYHWSFRLTTQQHLSRKWTLITNWNYEHLPTLQTAYMGYIATLSFAASPKVALFAEHTKKWGDYTYLLPHERELLQGGATYRWHKNLQSDVHFGIGTNSKEKFWTAGIGLSWRNQRATQWKNPYENINR, from the coding sequence ATGAAAAAACAATTTGCAGTTTTATTTTGCTTGGTAGGAACATTTTCTCAGGCACAATTTACCCAACATATAAATAGTAACCGACCAAGTCTATCAATGGGAAGTTATGGCGTAGGAAAAAATGTCTTTCAAGTAGAAACGGGCTATACAATGGCAACTTATGACCACGGAAAAAGCTCAACCTATCAATTGCAAGTACGAACAGGATTGTTTTTCGAGCAATTGGAGTTTTTATTACAATCGGACTATACAACTTTTTCAAATAATCAAACCACAATCAATGGCTTTAGAAAATTGGAATTGGGTACAAAGTTGATTATTTATGATGCGTATAAAAACTATTCCGAACCCATCAATTTGTATAGTTGGAAAGCAAATCAACGTTATAAATTCAAACGATTAATACCTGCGGTGGCATTGTATGCAGGGTATCACACTCACTTTCCTAATAGTTTTTCGACTGTGGTACCCAACTACCATTGGTCGTTCCGATTAACAACACAACAACATTTGTCCCGCAAATGGACTCTAATCACCAATTGGAATTACGAACACCTGCCAACTCTACAAACGGCCTATATGGGATATATTGCAACACTTTCTTTTGCCGCAAGTCCGAAAGTGGCTTTGTTTGCCGAACATACAAAAAAATGGGGAGACTATACCTATTTATTGCCACACGAAAGAGAACTATTGCAAGGAGGAGCTACCTATAGATGGCATAAAAACCTTCAATCAGACGTTCATTTTGGGATTGGAACCAATAGTAAGGAAAAGTTTTGGACAGCAGGAATAGGGCTATCATGGAGAAATCAACGAGCTACTCAATGGAAAAATCCATATGAAAATATCAATCGTTAA
- a CDS encoding helix-turn-helix domain-containing protein encodes MTQFSDRLHKIFETFQLTSSQFAELIGIQKSTVSHLLSNRNKPSLELLLKIIEHYPTLNLYWLADGSQTMFLNEKINENLSENLNLNNIQNTAHFEEKNDNFESEISSKKQTFFQEKNHQHEEDFLKEITEEKQEENFQHITSLPILNNDVLPTKNVSPKKIESIVYFFSDGTFKRYVENL; translated from the coding sequence ATGACACAATTTTCGGACAGATTACACAAAATATTCGAAACCTTTCAACTTACATCCTCACAATTTGCCGAGTTGATTGGCATTCAAAAATCAACCGTTTCTCATCTGTTGTCCAACAGAAATAAGCCAAGTTTGGAACTCTTACTCAAAATCATCGAACACTACCCTACCCTAAATTTATACTGGTTGGCTGATGGTTCGCAAACTATGTTTTTGAATGAAAAAATCAATGAAAATTTAAGCGAAAATTTGAATCTAAATAACATTCAAAACACAGCCCATTTTGAAGAAAAAAATGATAATTTTGAAAGCGAAATTTCATCTAAAAAACAAACATTTTTTCAAGAGAAAAATCATCAACATGAGGAAGATTTTTTGAAAGAAATTACAGAAGAAAAACAAGAGGAAAATTTTCAACATATAACCTCCCTTCCTATTTTGAATAATGATGTTTTGCCTACAAAAAATGTTTCCCCTAAAAAAATAGAATCCATAGTTTATTTTTTTAGTGATGGTACATTTAAAAGATATGTCGAAAATTTGTAA
- a CDS encoding M14 family zinc carboxypeptidase, with the protein MLTKYIATPFVKGRYIRLQEVEKMIELLPKSLFFIREIGQSVQGKSLYKIQFGAGKTRVILWSQMHGNEGTTTKGLMDWLYALLHDVNYYRFISENYSICILPMVNPDGANMHTRVNASNIDLNRDAKIISQPESQLLRKAIEDFQPDFALNLHDQRTIFGVGESDTPSTMAFLAPAFNEERTINGVRQKAMAVIVAIYEQLSKQIGQRIARFDDGFNDNCIGDYLTLKSIPTILFEAGHYPNDYQRELTRVCVFQSIVYAFAYMYNLEDLSDDIVEKYRMIPNNLKTFNDIKIEGYSYCEPSLLKNGHLMIQFVEQLKAEQIDFVPTIDRDETNHSMHAHLTIMAKNYSFFNENDVYQFLKQTL; encoded by the coding sequence ATGCTTACAAAATACATAGCGACACCGTTTGTCAAAGGGAGATATATCCGGCTGCAAGAGGTTGAAAAAATGATAGAACTACTTCCCAAAAGTTTGTTTTTTATCAGAGAAATTGGTCAAAGTGTGCAGGGAAAATCCTTGTATAAAATTCAATTTGGGGCTGGAAAAACACGTGTGATTTTATGGTCGCAAATGCACGGAAATGAGGGGACGACAACCAAGGGATTGATGGATTGGTTGTACGCACTTTTACACGATGTAAATTACTATCGTTTTATCAGTGAAAATTATTCGATTTGTATCCTACCGATGGTCAATCCTGATGGAGCAAATATGCACACGAGGGTCAATGCAAGTAACATAGATTTAAATCGAGATGCAAAAATTATTTCGCAACCCGAAAGTCAACTTTTGAGAAAAGCAATAGAGGATTTTCAACCTGATTTTGCATTGAATTTACATGACCAGCGAACCATTTTTGGTGTTGGAGAAAGCGATACTCCATCGACAATGGCATTTTTGGCTCCTGCATTTAATGAAGAACGAACGATAAATGGAGTTAGACAGAAGGCAATGGCTGTTATTGTGGCAATCTATGAACAATTGAGTAAGCAAATCGGTCAGCGAATAGCTCGTTTTGATGATGGATTTAATGATAATTGTATTGGAGATTATTTAACCTTGAAAAGCATACCAACGATTTTGTTTGAAGCAGGGCATTATCCCAACGATTATCAAAGAGAATTGACTCGCGTGTGTGTATTTCAGTCAATTGTTTATGCTTTTGCTTATATGTACAATTTAGAAGATTTAAGCGATGATATTGTTGAAAAATACCGAATGATTCCAAATAATTTAAAAACGTTTAATGACATAAAAATCGAGGGGTATTCGTATTGTGAACCATCATTGTTGAAAAATGGTCATTTGATGATTCAATTTGTAGAACAGCTAAAAGCTGAACAAATAGATTTTGTACCAACAATTGATCGAGATGAAACCAATCATTCGATGCATGCACATTTAACTATTATGGCTAAAAATTATTCATTTTTTAATGAAAATGACGTTTATCAATTTTTAAAACAAACGCTCTAA
- a CDS encoding Lrp/AsnC family transcriptional regulator yields MNKVRLDEIDHTILDMLIENTRVPFTDIAKALDMSAGTVHVRVKKMEDAGIIQGSTLTVDYDKIGYTFVAYVGIILENTAQTNFILERIGKIPYVVVAHIITGKYDLFIQLRAKDKVHAKDVIYQINDIEGIRHTESMISLEECINDTSRLMHKIFREL; encoded by the coding sequence ATGAACAAAGTACGTTTAGACGAAATCGACCACACAATTTTGGATATGTTAATTGAGAATACACGTGTTCCATTTACTGATATAGCAAAAGCGTTGGATATGTCTGCAGGAACAGTACATGTCAGAGTAAAAAAAATGGAAGATGCTGGGATTATCCAAGGTTCTACTCTTACTGTAGATTATGACAAAATAGGCTATACGTTTGTAGCTTATGTTGGAATCATTTTGGAAAATACTGCTCAGACCAATTTTATATTGGAGCGTATCGGAAAGATTCCTTATGTAGTAGTAGCTCATATTATCACTGGAAAATATGATTTGTTTATTCAGCTTAGAGCAAAAGACAAAGTACATGCGAAAGATGTAATTTATCAAATCAACGACATCGAAGGAATTAGGCATACGGAGTCGATGATTTCGCTTGAGGAATGTATCAATGATACCAGTCGATTGATGCACAAAATCTTTAGAGAATTATAA
- a CDS encoding OmpH family outer membrane protein, translated as MKQIRNIFAAAVLFLGTQFTTSAQDKIAHVNFAELVQAMPETAAAQKTLTDLQAKYKSDYDKMVNEFQTKATKYQKEAPTAGDATNQARSKELQEAEMRIAQFEQTAAQEIQKKSIELNNPIMDKAFKAVEKVSNTGGYTYVFDSGSGLIIAKGKDLMAEVKKELGIK; from the coding sequence ATGAAACAAATCAGAAACATTTTTGCAGCAGCAGTGTTATTTTTAGGAACACAATTTACAACGTCAGCACAAGATAAAATTGCACATGTAAACTTTGCAGAGTTGGTACAAGCGATGCCTGAAACAGCAGCAGCACAAAAAACTTTGACAGATTTACAAGCTAAATACAAATCTGACTACGACAAAATGGTAAACGAGTTCCAAACTAAAGCTACAAAATACCAAAAAGAAGCTCCTACGGCAGGAGATGCAACAAATCAAGCACGTTCTAAAGAGTTGCAAGAAGCTGAAATGCGAATTGCTCAATTTGAACAAACAGCTGCTCAAGAAATTCAGAAAAAATCTATTGAATTAAACAACCCTATCATGGACAAAGCGTTTAAAGCAGTAGAAAAAGTATCAAACACGGGTGGATATACTTACGTTTTTGACTCTGGTTCTGGATTAATCATTGCTAAAGGTAAAGACTTGATGGCAGAAGTAAAAAAAGAATTAGGTATCAAATAA
- a CDS encoding OmpH family outer membrane protein, with product MKKFALILLVALSSINFAHAQAKDKVAVIDTKYILKTMPEVREAENELKKRTNEWDQIIQHKKKEIKDLKDLLAVEKNLLTPQLISEKQEDISILETELLNFQQEKYGPNGDYFVQKTNSIKAAQDQIFTIVNEIVEKKKYSMVIDKSDEGNSIIYSNSRYDISDQVIKQLEKNRSKGKLSKKELKALEEQEKFEAQQEKQRDKREEFAQKQKELQRLKEDEIIENYRKENPNAATSFVEEQKRKIEQQKAEQQKRAEEAKQLQIKKIEEQKKKIEEQKAKAEAAKKKAIEEAEKKKQQILDEKKKQEEKQRKAIEEQKKKQEELARKQLLKKIELEKVKQQKLNERKKQIEAQKKQVEAKKAKRKKEIEEQKKKIEKEQKEKQKEQQRKLKEQQKQKEKEQKQKVKSTNK from the coding sequence ATGAAAAAGTTTGCGTTAATTCTATTGGTTGCTCTTTCATCTATAAATTTTGCACATGCACAAGCAAAAGACAAAGTAGCAGTGATAGACACCAAATACATTTTGAAAACCATGCCCGAGGTTCGTGAAGCCGAAAACGAATTGAAAAAACGAACCAACGAATGGGATCAAATCATCCAACACAAGAAAAAAGAAATCAAAGATTTAAAAGATTTGTTGGCTGTAGAAAAAAATCTATTGACCCCACAACTCATCAGCGAAAAACAAGAAGATATCAGTATCCTTGAAACAGAGTTGCTCAATTTCCAACAAGAAAAATACGGACCCAATGGAGATTATTTTGTTCAAAAGACCAATTCGATCAAGGCAGCTCAAGACCAAATTTTTACTATCGTAAACGAAATAGTAGAAAAGAAAAAATACAGTATGGTCATTGATAAAAGCGACGAAGGCAATAGCATTATATATTCCAATTCACGATACGATATTTCTGACCAAGTCATCAAACAATTGGAAAAAAATCGCTCGAAAGGTAAACTGTCGAAAAAAGAATTGAAAGCTCTCGAAGAACAAGAAAAATTTGAGGCTCAGCAAGAAAAACAACGTGACAAACGTGAAGAGTTTGCCCAAAAGCAAAAAGAATTGCAACGATTGAAAGAAGATGAAATCATCGAAAATTATCGCAAAGAAAATCCAAACGCTGCAACCTCTTTTGTAGAAGAACAAAAAAGAAAAATAGAACAGCAAAAAGCAGAGCAACAAAAAAGAGCTGAAGAAGCAAAGCAATTGCAAATCAAGAAGATTGAAGAACAAAAGAAAAAAATAGAAGAGCAAAAAGCTAAAGCAGAAGCAGCTAAAAAGAAAGCCATCGAAGAAGCCGAAAAGAAAAAACAACAAATCCTCGATGAAAAGAAAAAACAAGAGGAAAAACAAAGAAAGGCTATCGAAGAGCAAAAGAAAAAACAAGAAGAGCTTGCGAGAAAACAATTGTTAAAGAAAATTGAGTTAGAAAAAGTAAAACAACAAAAACTCAATGAACGAAAAAAACAAATAGAAGCTCAAAAGAAACAAGTCGAAGCTAAAAAAGCAAAGAGAAAAAAAGAAATAGAAGAGCAAAAAAAGAAAATAGAAAAAGAACAAAAGGAAAAACAAAAAGAACAGCAACGCAAGTTGAAAGAACAACAGAAACAAAAAGAAAAGGAACAAAAACAAAAAGTAAAATCAACAAATAAATAA
- a CDS encoding outer membrane protein assembly factor: MKYISVLFFSTSVSLYAQEETIATETTTETIATDEFGIKTYTLGEITISGNIYFNPMTIQTFTGLQKGQNIHLPGDELSDAIKKLWNLEYFSDIKIYEKNIIGNVLDIEIYLEELPRLKNVEITGLKKSKKEEILKEMKFAYEETTGKNNNKKLKIIEGKIINENLIANTRNFLLNKYRKNGYYNAQVEIKTVQSPTNKKEASLHIDINKGKKVRIEKIQFNGNNQLADGKLKKSMKKTKQRSPLNPLRIFTPSKFIAKEYEKDLENLVDKYKENGFRDARVVSEKATYNPQTNRMNIDIQIEEGKKYFIGDIRFIGNTVYSDYQLKRVIGFEKGDLYNGVLLNKRVNDINDPDGNNIGNMYQNNGYLFSRINLLERQTHNDTIDFDVRISEGTVARFNNVTVSGNDKTKDYIILRELSTIPGQKWDRSNIFESMRRLQSMNIFDAQNIVPDVKNADPVSSTVDIDWQVVEHGQSQVEVQGGYGGRTFIGTVALSFNNFSIRNIFNKKAYTPFPMGDAQKFSVRAQASTYFTTLSLSFQEPWFGGRKPISLFGSISYSKQSAFDPYTYKIDRSQGLAITSVNIGLAKRLADPIFTLSHSLSYQNYNLNNYNLSYLAFNNGYSKNLAYNIELTRDNRGGLHPAIFPSAGSIMSISGKFTFPYSLVNGVNYADLENQREYKTVTTTLTSHPVTGADIPIGTYIDANGYPVADYRDAAPNQTKIDQKRFNWLEYYKFNFKADWYTLLVDKLVLRSTGQFGFIGAYNQDRGLIPFERYFLGGSGMMNFALDGRENIALRGYEDNQLNQKNNTGMPIGGTAYNKFSLELRYPITLKAQMSAFILGFFDAGAVYNDFKTYKPFQLQRSTGAGVRVFMPMIGLLGMDFGYGFDKVPGTNRIGGWQTHFILGQQF; encoded by the coding sequence TTGAAATACATATCTGTATTGTTTTTTAGTACAAGTGTATCATTGTACGCTCAAGAAGAAACAATCGCAACAGAAACAACTACCGAAACAATCGCAACAGACGAATTTGGAATCAAAACCTATACATTGGGAGAAATTACCATCAGCGGTAACATCTATTTCAACCCAATGACTATTCAGACCTTCACTGGCTTGCAAAAAGGACAAAACATCCACTTGCCTGGAGACGAACTGTCTGATGCTATCAAAAAACTTTGGAATCTAGAATATTTTAGCGATATCAAAATATACGAAAAAAATATCATTGGAAATGTATTGGATATCGAAATCTATTTAGAAGAACTTCCTCGATTGAAAAATGTAGAAATCACTGGTTTGAAAAAATCGAAAAAAGAGGAAATTCTAAAAGAAATGAAATTTGCCTACGAGGAAACTACTGGTAAAAACAATAATAAGAAATTGAAAATCATTGAAGGCAAAATCATCAATGAAAATTTGATTGCCAATACGCGTAATTTCCTTCTAAACAAATACAGAAAAAACGGTTATTACAACGCCCAAGTTGAAATCAAAACAGTTCAATCTCCTACCAATAAAAAGGAAGCGAGCTTACACATCGATATCAACAAAGGTAAGAAAGTACGAATTGAAAAAATCCAATTTAACGGAAATAATCAATTGGCTGATGGAAAATTGAAAAAATCAATGAAGAAAACCAAACAGAGAAGTCCTTTGAACCCTCTGCGTATTTTCACACCATCAAAATTTATTGCCAAAGAATACGAAAAAGACCTTGAAAATCTCGTAGATAAATACAAAGAAAACGGTTTTAGAGACGCTCGTGTTGTAAGCGAAAAAGCTACTTACAACCCACAAACCAACCGTATGAATATCGATATTCAAATCGAAGAAGGTAAAAAATATTTTATCGGAGATATTCGTTTTATTGGAAACACGGTATATTCTGATTATCAACTAAAAAGAGTCATCGGATTTGAAAAAGGTGATTTGTACAACGGAGTATTACTGAACAAACGTGTAAATGATATCAACGACCCAGACGGAAACAATATCGGAAACATGTACCAAAACAATGGTTATTTATTTTCGCGTATTAATTTACTTGAACGTCAAACACATAATGACACTATCGACTTTGACGTGAGAATTTCCGAAGGTACAGTTGCTCGTTTCAACAATGTTACCGTTTCTGGAAATGACAAAACCAAAGATTACATCATTTTACGTGAATTAAGTACTATCCCAGGACAAAAATGGGATCGTTCAAACATCTTTGAATCTATGCGTAGATTACAGAGTATGAACATATTTGATGCACAAAACATTGTTCCAGATGTAAAAAATGCCGACCCTGTGAGCTCTACAGTTGATATAGATTGGCAAGTAGTAGAACACGGACAGAGCCAAGTAGAAGTACAAGGGGGGTACGGAGGTCGTACATTTATTGGTACAGTAGCCCTTTCGTTCAACAATTTCTCTATCAGAAATATTTTCAACAAAAAGGCCTATACACCATTCCCTATGGGAGATGCACAAAAATTCTCAGTTAGAGCACAAGCATCTACCTATTTTACAACATTGAGTTTGAGTTTCCAAGAACCTTGGTTTGGAGGTAGAAAACCAATCTCATTATTTGGTTCGATTTCGTATAGTAAACAATCTGCATTTGATCCATACACATACAAAATTGACCGTTCGCAAGGATTGGCAATTACATCGGTAAATATAGGTTTAGCAAAACGTTTGGCTGACCCAATCTTTACCTTGTCACACTCATTAAGTTATCAAAACTATAATTTGAACAATTACAACTTGTCATATTTGGCGTTTAACAACGGTTATTCAAAGAATTTGGCTTACAACATCGAATTGACAAGAGACAACAGAGGCGGATTACACCCAGCAATTTTTCCATCAGCTGGTTCTATAATGAGTATTTCAGGTAAATTTACATTCCCATATTCATTGGTAAACGGAGTAAATTATGCCGATTTAGAAAATCAAAGAGAGTACAAAACGGTAACCACTACTTTGACTTCTCATCCAGTAACAGGAGCTGATATTCCAATTGGTACCTACATAGACGCTAATGGATACCCTGTAGCCGATTACAGAGATGCCGCACCAAACCAAACAAAAATCGACCAAAAACGATTCAATTGGTTGGAATATTACAAATTCAATTTCAAAGCCGATTGGTACACTCTGTTAGTTGACAAATTGGTATTGCGTTCTACAGGACAGTTTGGATTTATAGGTGCCTACAACCAAGACAGAGGATTGATTCCATTCGAAAGATATTTCTTAGGAGGAAGTGGAATGATGAACTTTGCATTGGATGGTAGAGAAAACATCGCATTGAGAGGTTATGAAGACAATCAGTTAAACCAGAAAAACAATACAGGAATGCCTATTGGAGGTACTGCGTATAACAAATTCTCATTAGAATTGCGTTATCCAATTACCTTAAAAGCACAAATGTCTGCCTTTATATTGGGATTCTTTGATGCGGGAGCAGTATATAACGATTTCAAAACCTACAAACCATTCCAATTACAACGCTCTACAGGGGCAGGAGTACGAGTATTTATGCCGATGATTGGATTGTTGGGTATGGATTTTGGATATGGATTTGACAAGGTTCCTGGTACCAACCGCATCGGAGGATGGCAAACCCATTTTATTTTAGGACAGCAATTCTAA
- a CDS encoding DUF6089 family protein yields the protein MKKIVFALSLVCFSMNSHAQINELGIVVGVINTITDIGSTKYINPKDFGFGFQYRWNRSPRHSWRLNYSNLSISGADKDSDMAFRKARNYHFSNKIHEFSAGLEFNFFPFDLHNEWVGFTPYMHLGIAAISYNESFFTNDVQVKNDTYKFTPAVPFALGLKTQLRKRLVFSAEVGARYTFTDNLDGSHPGINALNFGNPTSNDWYMFTKIAITYTFGKNPCYCTPINF from the coding sequence ATGAAAAAAATAGTATTTGCCCTATCGTTGGTATGCTTTAGTATGAATTCTCACGCTCAAATCAATGAATTGGGAATCGTTGTGGGGGTTATCAATACCATCACAGATATAGGATCTACTAAATATATCAATCCAAAGGATTTTGGATTTGGATTTCAATACCGATGGAATAGAAGCCCAAGACATTCTTGGCGTTTAAACTATTCCAACCTTTCTATTTCGGGGGCAGACAAAGATTCGGATATGGCATTTAGAAAAGCAAGAAACTATCATTTTTCCAACAAAATCCATGAGTTTTCTGCTGGTTTAGAATTCAACTTTTTCCCTTTTGACTTGCATAATGAGTGGGTGGGTTTTACACCATATATGCACTTGGGAATCGCCGCAATTTCATACAATGAATCCTTTTTTACAAATGATGTACAGGTAAAAAACGATACGTACAAATTTACTCCTGCCGTTCCTTTTGCCTTGGGATTGAAAACGCAACTGAGAAAACGATTGGTGTTCAGTGCCGAAGTAGGTGCAAGATACACCTTTACAGACAATCTAGACGGAAGCCATCCTGGTATAAATGCTCTAAATTTTGGTAATCCTACTAGTAACGACTGGTATATGTTTACCAAAATTGCTATTACCTATACCTTTGGAAAAAATCCTTGCTATTGTACACCGATTAATTTTTAA
- a CDS encoding RHS repeat-associated core domain-containing protein, translating into MIATGKRIQKRIQPNQGAVTTTDYFGEFQYENGVLQFFAHSEGYVKPHNGGYLYVYQYKDHLGNIRLSYADLNQNGSIEPTSEIIDEANYYPFGLQHEGYNMMGNVNSNKAAEKYKFNGIEYEDNLGFGFYEMDLRHYNPSIARWVIQDPVIHYEYSPYNAFDNNPVYWSDPSGADATSIYHNGEEVIITN; encoded by the coding sequence GTGATAGCCACAGGCAAAAGAATACAAAAACGCATACAACCCAACCAAGGAGCAGTAACAACCACCGATTATTTCGGAGAATTCCAATACGAAAACGGTGTATTACAATTTTTCGCTCACTCAGAGGGATATGTAAAACCACACAATGGAGGTTATTTGTATGTATATCAGTACAAAGACCATTTAGGAAATATCCGTTTGAGTTATGCCGACCTCAATCAAAACGGCAGTATTGAACCCACAAGTGAAATCATCGACGAGGCGAATTATTACCCATTTGGATTGCAACACGAGGGGTATAATATGATGGGGAATGTCAATAGCAACAAAGCAGCGGAGAAATATAAATTTAATGGAATTGAATATGAAGACAATTTAGGATTTGGATTTTATGAAATGGATCTCAGACATTACAATCCAAGCATAGCTCGTTGGGTAATACAAGACCCTGTCATTCATTATGAATACTCACCTTACAATGCATTTGACAACAATCCTGTATATTGGAGCGACCCAAGTGGAGCAGATGCAACTTCTATTTATCACAATGGAGAAGAGGTAATTATTACAAATTGA
- a CDS encoding RHS repeat domain-containing protein, with translation MNQPVEIQLPQGKIYYLYNATGKRIQKRIQPHQGAVVTTDYFGEFQYENGVLQFFAHPEGYVKPHNGGYLYVYQYKDHLDNVRLSYADVNNNGIIEPNSEILEESNYYPFGLKHQGYNEITNINKNIAAEKYKFGDKEWNDELGLNLYDFHARNYDAAIGRWLNVDPLVAQTLEPYQYCGNNPIMFKDPTGMIKEDVIITGNMTQEAFDSLQNTVSNELILSIDSNGKLGVSRISENDLSQGANDLFNAINDKNITVNIDASDDIYNSNNMSFRTGNFMGAKYESNGKVSTNQEINPGFLNKLDMANDFSKGRSILHEVTESYLAGKIVLNEKNSVGPATMGDANNPNSVYYRAHNSAISPGGNLRIEPTDIKDGFPQRINFYTGNNGDKLFHFYKFEF, from the coding sequence TTGAACCAACCTGTAGAGATACAGTTGCCACAAGGAAAAATTTATTACCTTTACAACGCCACAGGCAAAAGAATACAAAAACGCATACAACCCCACCAAGGAGCAGTTGTAACCACCGATTATTTCGGAGAATTCCAATACGAAAACGGCGTATTACAATTTTTCGCTCACCCTGAGGGCTATGTAAAACCACACAACGGCGGTTATTTGTATGTATATCAGTACAAAGACCATTTAGATAATGTTCGCCTAAGCTATGCCGATGTAAATAACAATGGCATAATAGAACCAAATTCAGAGATACTTGAGGAGAGTAATTACTATCCATTTGGTTTAAAACACCAAGGATATAATGAAATCACCAATATAAATAAAAACATCGCCGCCGAGAAATACAAATTCGGTGACAAAGAATGGAACGACGAGTTAGGCTTGAATTTGTATGATTTTCATGCGAGAAATTATGACGCAGCGATTGGTAGGTGGTTGAATGTAGATCCGTTGGTAGCACAAACGCTTGAACCATATCAATATTGTGGAAACAATCCCATAATGTTTAAAGACCCAACAGGAATGATAAAAGAAGATGTGATTATTACAGGGAATATGACTCAAGAGGCGTTTGATAGTTTACAAAATACTGTATCAAATGAATTAATATTATCTATTGATTCAAATGGGAAATTAGGAGTTAGTAGGATTAGTGAAAATGATTTATCTCAAGGAGCAAACGACTTATTTAACGCAATAAATGATAAGAATATTACTGTCAATATAGACGCAAGTGATGATATTTATAATAGTAATAATATGTCATTTAGAACAGGTAATTTTATGGGTGCTAAATATGAATCAAATGGAAAAGTTAGTACAAATCAAGAAATAAATCCGGGCTTTTTGAACAAACTAGATATGGCAAATGACTTTTCTAAAGGGAGGTCAATTCTTCACGAAGTTACAGAGTCGTATTTAGCAGGTAAGATTGTTTTAAATGAAAAAAATAGTGTTGGTCCTGCAACTATGGGAGATGCAAACAATCCAAATTCTGTTTATTATAGAGCCCATAATTCTGCAATATCTCCCGGAGGTAATTTAAGAATTGAGCCAACTGATATTAAAGATGGTTTTCCTCAAAGGATAAATTTTTACACTGGAAATAATGGGGATAAACTTTTCCATTTTTATAAATTTGAATTTTAA